Proteins encoded together in one Schumannella luteola window:
- a CDS encoding SDR family NAD(P)-dependent oxidoreductase — protein MRFADRTAVVTGAGSGLGRASAQRLAAEGARVVAVDLDGAAVDELVGALPTDAIAVTADISTEEGVDAYIEAGLKAFGGIDLHHLNAGIFGGFTPLPDLEVADFEKVMAVNVRGQFLGLRAAFREFRRTQTRGTIAVTASIASLTGSADLLPYVTSKHAVVGLIHGAAMYGGPLGIRVNGVAPGIVPTELFAAAAGTSGGKNDMERRAETTPLRRAGRPEEIAGVVAFLLSDDSAYVTGQVVSADGGATIVNTVRPSGGAGAWDYAAVDTALYGDDWKGAAE, from the coding sequence ATGCGCTTCGCTGATCGCACCGCCGTCGTCACGGGAGCGGGCAGCGGCCTCGGCCGCGCCAGCGCCCAGCGACTCGCCGCGGAGGGAGCCCGCGTCGTCGCGGTCGACCTCGACGGCGCCGCCGTCGACGAGCTCGTCGGCGCGCTGCCGACCGACGCCATCGCCGTCACCGCCGACATCTCCACCGAGGAGGGCGTCGACGCCTACATCGAGGCCGGGCTGAAGGCCTTCGGCGGGATCGACCTGCACCACCTCAACGCCGGCATCTTCGGAGGCTTCACCCCGCTGCCCGACCTCGAGGTCGCCGACTTCGAGAAGGTCATGGCGGTCAACGTGCGCGGCCAGTTCCTCGGGCTGCGCGCCGCGTTCCGCGAGTTCCGCCGCACCCAGACGCGCGGCACGATCGCCGTCACCGCGAGCATCGCCAGCCTCACCGGCAGCGCCGACCTGCTGCCCTACGTGACCAGCAAGCACGCCGTCGTCGGGCTCATCCACGGCGCCGCCATGTACGGCGGGCCGCTCGGCATCCGCGTCAACGGCGTCGCCCCCGGCATCGTGCCGACCGAGCTGTTCGCGGCCGCCGCCGGCACCTCCGGCGGCAAGAACGACATGGAGCGCCGCGCCGAGACCACTCCGCTGCGCAGGGCCGGACGTCCCGAGGAGATCGCCGGCGTCGTCGCGTTCCTGCTCAGCGACGACTCGGCCTACGTGACCGGACAGGTCGTCTCCGCCGACGGCGGCGCGACCATCGTCAACACCGTGCGCCCCTCCGGAGGAGCGGGCGCCTGGGACTACGCCGCTGTCGACACCGCGCTCTACGGCGACGACTGGAAGGGGGCCGCGGAATGA